In Nicotiana tabacum cultivar K326 chromosome 10, ASM71507v2, whole genome shotgun sequence, the DNA window TTGTTTATATTCAATTTTGTGACCCTCTTTGCTTGTGTGATAGCTAAACTCTGCTGCTTTTGTATGTGGAATTGCAGAAAATGGCTTACCGCCACCAATCCAAATGCACTCTACAGATGGAAAATCACAAGCAATATGGCCAAACAATCTACCACCTTacatgcaaaattttcaaaatcctgCATTTCAACAAGTGCCACCATATCCAGGGTACATGTTTCCAGGCATGCAGGTTAATCCAACTTACTATCCTGGAATGCCATGGCCTGCAAATGCCGAAGATTCTAGTCGAGGTCCTGTTCATGAATCAGATTATAATTGGAAGAATAAACCACCTTCCAAGAACAAGAAGAAATATTCAAATGGGAGAGGACCTAATAATTCAACAGAAGATGATAGACATGATAGCAACAATTCAGCCTCTAACAGTGATTCTGATGACTATGAGGATGAGAAGAAAAGGCAGCTGCCTATCGACAACCTTCAGAACAAGAAGCATGGGAAAAGTTCATCAAGAAAAGTTGTTATCCGCAACATAAACTACATAGCTTCGAATAGAAATGAGCAAAGCGACAGCAGCACTGACACTGATGATAGTTCTGCCGATGAGGATGCAGGTTCCCTCAGAAAGCAGGTAGAAGAAGCAGTTGGATCATGGGAGAGGCACCACAACTCAAGGTCTCGCAACAAGAAGAAACGAGATGGAAAGAAGGTAAACAAAAGTGGCAATATCTCAAATGGGGCTTCTAAGGCGGATACTAAGGATGAAGTTACCAGAGAAGAAAACATCGGTAAGAATTGGGATATCTTCCAGAACATTCTTATGCAAGATGCAGATTCAAGGTCCAATGACACGGGGTCAAAGAGCTTTGTGGAAGATGTAGCACCTGCATCCAATGTTAGATCAGAAGGTTTATTAAAGCAATGGACTCCATCAGCCGATTCTATTATTGTTACTGAGAGACAACTAGGACATGAAGATAAAGTGCCTCAACATAACATTGGGGAAGAACAAAGTCTTCAACCAGCTAATAGAAGAGAAAGCACAGAAGAAGAGTTGTTATTTTCACATAGAACACAGGAGTCAGATCGCTATCCTCAGTCTATCTTGTCCAATGGTGCCACTGAATCAGTTGTCCTTAAGAGCCACAAAGAGGAGGATTGGTTAGCTGGTAATCTACTGAATAAATCAACACATCAAGGAGAAATCTCAGATCAAAGTATCTTTGTTGGAGATTATGCTTCGGAGACGGGGAAAGATAAGAATGGCGTTCAATTTGATGACTCCATTATGGTTCAATCCCATTCAGTTGATATCGCGTCTGATTATCACCAACAGACAGACATTTTCATGGTTTCAGACATTGTTGGAGCTGAACAAGTTAAGAACAACATGCCTAATCATGTAGTAGAAGATAAGCTTGATGCTTCTGATACATGCGAACCAAATGACCTTTTCATGGTGCTTGGAAGGGCTTCAACTGCTGAGCAAGTTTCAGCTTCTTGGAATCCTGAAATAGATTACGAAAATGATGTCTTCTTGTCTGAAACTCTTAAAATTCACACTGATGTCAGACCTACTGATATGAAGCTTCCACAAAATGGTGAAGAAACCAAAAAGATCGGTAAGGACCTTGGACGAAAGGGAGTTAGCAAAGAACCAAAATCTAAAGCTTCAGTTGGATCTCTTGGAAGGACCAAATCTGAGATATCTTCACGAATCAAGAAATCTCCTTCTGCAAGTAATAGAACCACGTTGCAAAAGAGCAAAGCTGAGAAGGTATGGACAGTCTCTATACTGGGGTGCATGGACATCTAATAAAAATCTACTTTTGTCCACCTTGTATCTCTATTTTTTCAGTGTAATTCATGTTCACTCAATTTGCTGGATCGGTTATGTTTATGGtgaaacctttttcaaaaaatgtgTCGTTTGAGAGGAAGATGAACATTCAATTTCTAATATGGGTAGAAATTTCATGTCATTTAGCTGCTTGATATGAACATATCATATCTTAAaaaggagaaggaaaagaaatactAAAATCCCCTCTTCCAAGTGATGGTTTTCTTATTCTTTTCATCtatcattgttattattatttttctttaaatttctcTATGTTACTGACAGGACGAAGACACAAGAAAGAGATTGGAACAATCACTATTGCAGCGTCAAAAGAGAATTGCAGAAAGAAGTGGTACCACTGGTTTTACCAAACCAACTACAAGGAAGAATGCAAAAGAGTCAGCCACATCTTCAAAATTTGAGAAGCCAAAACCTGAGGCTCCAACTGAGGCAACGAATAGATTACATAAACCAGTTTGTAAGAGTTCCACTATAGATCGCCTTTCAGCTACAAGGACAGCTAAGGATCGATCAATTGAGTCAAAAACTACTCCAAGTAGGAAAGCAAGTCAAAAGGAGAATAAAGTGATCGCTCCATTACAAAAAGCTGGAAATGAGAGTAAGAAATGTCCAAGTAAAATCAAGCCTTCAGATTCAAAAAGTCATCAGGTCAAGCCTTCGGATACAAAAGTTCATGCAAAAGATTATTCTGCATCTGATTCTCAGAAGGTAAAAGATGGTAAGGATGACATAATGTTAATGTCAAATGAACGCGGATCTGAACTAAGACCACAGTTCTGTAATGAGACTGTTGATGCTAAGAACACGGAGGAGGTACGTAGCATATCATTAAATGAGAAGAAGGAT includes these proteins:
- the LOC107799028 gene encoding COP1-interacting protein 7-like; this encodes MDSRTRLDYALFQLTPTRTRCDLVIYAGNNSEKLASGLLEPFITHLKSAKDQISKGGYSITLRPSPTNASWFTKATLQRFVGFVSTPEILERFVTIEREITQIESSVQSNEQVNGNINVEGNASAFDGDSKFSAGFPKSKGESDGIGEAAQEENPKVSLQRVLESRKAVLRREQAMAYARALVSGFDMDNLDDLISFANAFGALRLREACIKFMELCNKKRDDGIWMDEVAALQAYSPSEFSYFGRSGIMLAAEHSDVTQDIMMNNQNIGLSSRKQNGSIDASTSDTISHGSLDTNLENGLPPPIQMHSTDGKSQAIWPNNLPPYMQNFQNPAFQQVPPYPGYMFPGMQVNPTYYPGMPWPANAEDSSRGPVHESDYNWKNKPPSKNKKKYSNGRGPNNSTEDDRHDSNNSASNSDSDDYEDEKKRQLPIDNLQNKKHGKSSSRKVVIRNINYIASNRNEQSDSSTDTDDSSADEDAGSLRKQVEEAVGSWERHHNSRSRNKKKRDGKKVNKSGNISNGASKADTKDEVTREENIGKNWDIFQNILMQDADSRSNDTGSKSFVEDVAPASNVRSEGLLKQWTPSADSIIVTERQLGHEDKVPQHNIGEEQSLQPANRRESTEEELLFSHRTQESDRYPQSILSNGATESVVLKSHKEEDWLAGNLLNKSTHQGEISDQSIFVGDYASETGKDKNGVQFDDSIMVQSHSVDIASDYHQQTDIFMVSDIVGAEQVKNNMPNHVVEDKLDASDTCEPNDLFMVLGRASTAEQVSASWNPEIDYENDVFLSETLKIHTDVRPTDMKLPQNGEETKKIGKDLGRKGVSKEPKSKASVGSLGRTKSEISSRIKKSPSASNRTTLQKSKAEKDEDTRKRLEQSLLQRQKRIAERSGTTGFTKPTTRKNAKESATSSKFEKPKPEAPTEATNRLHKPVCKSSTIDRLSATRTAKDRSIESKTTPSRKASQKENKVIAPLQKAGNESKKCPSKIKPSDSKSHQVKPSDTKVHAKDYSASDSQKVKDGKDDIMLMSNERGSELRPQFCNETVDAKNTEEVRSISLNEKKDIPLLSAKHLKDEKKQSSNKVRFVLSEVESSAAVDDVIGVSPQVNGNPSPINPLTSSASKMHEDSNINVEPTECQEILSNEVSTPPPNNEMNLEANNTRRKWITDESSLKVTKGFRKLLLFGRKS